CATGCCGAGGGAGCGACCCACGCAGCTCACTTCCAGGGAATGGGTCAGACGCGTGTGAATATGGTCGTTGCTCGAGACCGGGTGCACTTGGGTCTTGCGGCCCAGGCGACGAAATGCGCCGGAGAAGATAATACGGTCATGGTCTTTGTGAAACGGGCTACGCCCCAGTTCTTCCGGGCTGTGCAGCGGTTTGCCAAGACGTTCGCGGGTCAACAGGGTGGGCCAATCCAAGGCGGGTACTCTCCGTGCGGTGAATGACCCTCCCAGCTTCCCGGTTCAGCGCGGCCTGGGCAAGCGAAAATCTACAGCCCGGCCGCGTCGATATCGATTAACAGCAAGCGCTGACCGTTATCGAAGAATTGTCCGGCCGTGAGGCAATACTGATTGGTGGTGGCGTCGCGGTAGGTCGAGGACAGTGTCAGGCGCCGCTCCTCCCAGCCCTCGGCCAACAGGTGATAGAAGTACGGGCGCCATGACCAGTTGTGGCCCAGGTAACGGCTGTCGGACTGCCAGGCATCCTGGCGCCACTCAAAGTTCGGTGTGAGTTGGGTGCCGTGCCGGTCGCACTGGTAGAAGCGCAGCAGCCAGGGAAACGCCGGCAGTTGCGGCAGTTTGCTCAACGGTGCCTGGGCCTGGGCCCAGGTTTGCAGGATCTTCATCAATTCGGCCAACTGCTGGCGCAGTTGCATGACGCGGCCGCGTTCTGCCAGCTTTTGCTGGACGTACACCGTGCGCAACTGGGCGAAACGCGGCACGAAGGCGTCGGCGGCGAACCAGTCCAACTGCGCCTGGGCAAACAGATAGCCCTGCACATAGCGCGAGCCGCACTCCAGGGCGAAGCTCAACTGCGCCTCGGTTTCCACGCCTTCGGCAATGATCCAGCAGCCGGTCTTCTCGGCCATCTGCGCCAGGGCCCGCACCACTTCGCTGCTCGGTCCACCACGGGCGGCCTCCTGGAACAGGCGCATGTCCAGCTTGAGGATATCCGGTTGCAACGCCAGCACTCGGTCGAGCTGGGAGTAACCGGCGCCAAAGTCGTCGATGGCAATGCGCGCACCGGCTTCGCGATAGCGCGCCACCACGTCGGCCAGGCGTCGGATATCGCCACCCAGTTCGGTGATCTCGAACACGATGCGCTGAGGGTCGACGCCATGGTGGTGGATCTGTTTCAGGCTCGGCAGGGCCTGGCCCGGTCGCAGGCGATTGATCCAGCGTGGCGAGATGTTCAGGCTCAGGAACCAGTCTTCGGGCGCTTCGTGCAAGCGGCTCAGCGCGTTGTCGCGAATCTGCCGGTCGAGTCGGCGCAAGGTCACGCCCGGCGTGCGCGGGTCAGCGAACAGCGGGCCCACGGACTGCAAGCGGCCGTCAGCCTGGCGCAGGCGGCCCAGGGCCTCGACGCCGGCAATGCGGCCGGTGGCGGTATCGATAAACGGCTGGAAGCAGGCGAGCGGTTGCCCGTCGATCACGGGGCCTCCTTAGAAACATTGGCGAAAAAAGGCCCGGCCCTCGAAAACGAGGGCCGGGCCGATTCTGTTAGCAAGAATGCAGCCAGCCAGGCTCAACTTTTACGCGAAGAGCCCTGCATGGCCAGTTTGATCAACGGGATCAAGCCGGCACCGAGGCGCACCAGGCGCGTCAAGCTGCCAATGCCGCCGCCCTTGGCACCTTTGCCGGTAAAGAAACCCATCAGCGTCACCGCGGCCACGCCCCACAGCGGCGCGTGCTTGATGCCCAGGCTGTCCTGCCAGTTGCTGCCCATATTGCGCACCTTGTTCAGGGGCAACATTAGTTGCTGGGACTCGTGGCGGATCTCCTGACGGTGCATTTCCATGCGCAGGCGGATCAACGCCTTGCGCATTTCCCGGCGGGAGGTGGTTTGCGGGATTTCAGTGATGCTCATGGCAGCAGGCGCTCCCGGTCATTGGCCAGCTCTTCAAGGGTGGCGTGGAAGGGCGTGGACTCATCGAACACCGCCGCCTTCAAGCGTACCCCGCA
The genomic region above belongs to Pseudomonas azotoformans and contains:
- a CDS encoding EAL domain-containing protein, coding for MIDGQPLACFQPFIDTATGRIAGVEALGRLRQADGRLQSVGPLFADPRTPGVTLRRLDRQIRDNALSRLHEAPEDWFLSLNISPRWINRLRPGQALPSLKQIHHHGVDPQRIVFEITELGGDIRRLADVVARYREAGARIAIDDFGAGYSQLDRVLALQPDILKLDMRLFQEAARGGPSSEVVRALAQMAEKTGCWIIAEGVETEAQLSFALECGSRYVQGYLFAQAQLDWFAADAFVPRFAQLRTVYVQQKLAERGRVMQLRQQLAELMKILQTWAQAQAPLSKLPQLPAFPWLLRFYQCDRHGTQLTPNFEWRQDAWQSDSRYLGHNWSWRPYFYHLLAEGWEERRLTLSSTYRDATTNQYCLTAGQFFDNGQRLLLIDIDAAGL